The nucleotide window GCGAGCCATGGCTTGGTGCTGCCGGGGTTTCGTTGGATGTCTTGCTCGTAGGGGTAGTCATCATCGGACTGAAGGGCGCAAATGTTAGCATTGGTTGATGTTTCCGCAATCCCAGAGCCGGAAAAACATACCACAAGCGCCAGATCAGGCTGGCGGTCAGAAGAGAGTGCCAGCGCCATCGCGGGACTCGATCGTCTTCAGTAAGGAGCCAATTGGGGGGTGGGCGCCCTCAGCGGCAGAGCCGAAGAGCAGAagaagtaaaaagaaaagtccTAGACGTGCCGTTGCCACGACATCACTGCTAGGTGTTGTCAACGAGGTAGGTTTGGCGCAGACAGTAACAATCCGACGACGGCGTGATTTGACGAGTTTCGGCACTGCTTttttccaactcctccaacaagTCTGGCGATTGGGCGCGCgcttgagggagaagggtcACGTAAAGAAAGCACAGACCAGGTCATTATAATTGCACTAATTAGCGGGGAGACGCCGCACTACGTAGGTAATCAGCACGGGCCAGTTCCAGGTCCAGGGGATGTGCTGTTAGCAGCAAGCAACCTAGAAGGCTTCCGTCACCCAGCTGTCGCAACAAGCTCCAAGAAGCTCCACACCTCACGATCCCACAGCCCATCCCTCTCTGTCCAGCTGCTGTGCGAACGACAACAGCCATATCTCGCCGAGCCCTGCATCTTCCCTTGACCCCTAGAGACcaccatctcatctcttTGTATCACTTCTGCACCCTTTCACTACAACACTTGGAATTCTCCAATTGCCCGATAACCACCCGCAATCATGTCCGGCGCAGCAGTACGTTGGTCCAAACACCCCACTGTCTCCCCAATATCAATATCACGATAACTaaccacccaaccctccccatccaggACCGCGAAGCCGTCTTTCCCACCCGGCAATCGCTGGGTATCATGAAAGCAAAGCTCAAAGGCGCCGAAACAGGTCACAGTCTCCTCAAAAGAAAGAGTGAAGCTCTCACCAAGTCAGTCTCCCGtccccattcccctcccAGGCCCCCCCGAAACCATACCtaacctccccgtcccccttccccccccccgcaGACGCTTCCGCGAAATCACTCGCCGCATCGACGAAGCCAAGCGCAAGATGGGCCGCGTAATGCAaatcgcctccctctccctcgccgaagTCACCTACGCCGTCGGCGGCAACATAGGGTACCAAATCCAGGAATCCGCCAAATCCGCCCGCTTCCGCATCCGCGCCAAGCAGGAAAACGTCTCgggcgtcctcctccccgcgTTTGAGAGCTACCAGACCGAGGGGAACAACGACTTTGCCATGACGGGTCTCGGCAAGGGAGGTCAGCAGGTGCAGCGGTGTCGCGAGACGTAtgcgagggcggtggaggcgctCGTGGAGCTGGCGAGCTTGCAGACGGCGTTCGTGATTTTGGACGAGGTCATCAAGGTGGTGAACAGGCGAGTGAATGCCATGTAAGTGACAGACCTGAGATTTTTAAGagtggatgggatgggttggggtgcTAACATTTGCTTAGTGAGCATGTCATTATTCCCAGGACGGAGAATACCATCAAGTGTAAGTGGAACTCCACCCTGTTTTAGATGGACTGTGCTGACTTTCCCAGATATCAACTCGGAGCTTGACGAACTGGACAGAGAGGAGTTTTACAGATTGAAGAAGGTTGCCGGCAAGAAACAGCGAGACACAGCCGAGCAAGATGCCGAGATGAAGGCTAGGAAAGAAGCGCAAGCTGCAGCTGCAGATGAGCAGAACCAAGCGCCAAATGCCGCGGCAGACGACGCGCCAGCTGATCTGTTggctgcggaggaggatgaagatgtcATCTTCTAAGGGAGTTGTTGGGCTTGGACCCTCGAGCGTTGTTGTCACTGTCGCATGTTAGAAGGGCGTGGTTAGAGTCATTGGTCAGCACATTGTTTCATTAGGCACAGGCGCAATCCGGGAGTTGCTTGTTTCCACGTTTTTATTTCATTGGGTATCTCTAATTCCCTTCGGTGAGGGATCAATGAGCCGATTACGCTAAACCTGTACCATTCGGAGCATTACATCCTACTTTACCTATCAAACCAGTTATATGTGGTACCTTAACTCCAGCCCCCAGCTTACTGGCGCTGGTACGTGACCTTCATCGTCTTCTCGCCATTCTTCAGCGCCATGCCAGCAGTATTCTCCTTGGCAGTAATAGCCCCGGCTTCCGCGTCGTACTCGACGAAAGCAATCCCGCTGCGACCAGGGACAGTACGGACTTCGCGGAAACCTTCGAAGCGGCTGAAAATACCAGTGAGCTCATCCTTGCCAAAGTCGTCGGGGAGGTTCTGAACGAAGAGAATgcggttgggtgggaggtaTTCGTCGGGTACGACAGCGgcggcaccagcaccggtGGACTTGAGGCCGGCACCACGAGCGTTCTTGGTTGGGCGGCCACTGACGGCGGTTTCGGCACCTGGAAGAGGACGCTTGAGGCGCTTTTGCTCTTCGGCTGTCTCGAGCGCCTTCTTTTTGTCTATTGATAATTCATGTTAAAACCAAGTTCAAAACGGAAAAATGTTAACGAGGGCATACCCTTCTCTGCCATGCGCCGGCGCTTATGGgcatcaaactcctcctcgttgCCGGTCTGTTTAACGGTGGCATCGCTTCGAGTGCGGGCAAGGGCGACTTGCATGGGCTTCTCGAACAACTCGAACCCCTGGACTTCTTCGATAGCCGCGAGGGCGGACTCGGGCTTGTCGAAAACAACAAATGCCTGGCCCTTGGCCCTGAGGTTGGTCTTAACAACGATATCGATCACATTGCCGTACTCGGAGAAGATGGCCATGAGGGCTTCCTTGAGCGGTTCGGGCTTGACGCGCTCTTCGAGGTTGCGCACGTAGACACTATGCGATAGAGGATTCTGTTAGTTGATTCCAATGCGACGCGATACCTGGGATGGCTGATGCCTTGTATGTGTCGGAGTGCAATGACACATACGTGGCGATTGGCTGTTGTCCTGAAGCCATTTTTTATCTTTGTGAAGATGTTTATGATCAGGCAGCAACTGCTGATTTGTTTGCAAAATGTTGAATGTTGTGGTTGAACTTGGAAAGGTTTTTTGATGATTGGAGGATAAGACATGAAGTTGGAGATTGGAGACGGTGCCAAAACAAAGTGGGCCTTGGTGGGCACTAGACACATGGTCCTAGCGTCCTTGCAGCTGGCGCGGGGACTGCCCCCACTGGAGAACCACCTCCAGGGCGCATGCATCCCGCTTCTCCCGCTGAACCAGCGTCACGGTGTGCAGCAACACACTGGGCAATTCCGACCAAGGAACCAACAAGTcattccccttcctcttcaacacttcccaacttcttctcttccaacTTCTTGGGGCTCCCCATCTTGTCATCTTTGCTCCAAAAATGCGTGAAGAGACCCGGTGAGCAGGCGCATGCTTACACACACGCTGTGTACGCTATTCTACTCTTTCAACTCGTTTCCGGCGGTCCGAGGTCCTTTGATATAAGCCTACCATGGACGAAACGATACCACAAGCCGTCatggcaaccaccacaccctcttTCGACAACACCAGTGTGTGGCATAACTTTACACTATGGACAACTCAGCATCTCAAGATGAGTATGAACATGTCGAGGCTCGCGCCGTCGCTGGAAGACTTGGTGTTGGCAGGACCAAGGATGGTCATGAAGCTGGGGAAATTGGGCTCTTTTATCTCGTTTCCAGATGCGGTTGACAACTTTGGACAACGAACCATGGCCGATCCCACCGATGCGGGTGTCTTTTCGTCGGCACTCTCGTCCTCGATCAGCAGCACGACAGCCAGCATACTTAGCGACGTCgcatcctcttccgccactgccaccgccgccgccgcctctgctgctgctgaagaTCCTACCGCCTCGGTATCCCGCTTCTCGATGGAGGGAGCGAGAGGAATTGGGAGCGTTTTGAGCTACGCAACAAGCAAATGGGCCATAACTTGCATTGCGATGGCTATCCTCTTTAATCGGACGCACATATTTGCCGCGACTCGGCGTCGTTTACGACTTGCATGGCATATCCGGGTGCTGCTTCGACTCCCAACCATCTTGCTCCTGCTCTGGCAGGCTCGCAGACTTCTCCAGTCCATTCAGTGCCAGACCTCTCCGGATTTCGCCCACTTGCGGTGGGGCGATCCTAACAAGAGCTTCGACGTTATGTTCTCCGAAGCAAACAGCTTTTTTCATGGACTGAGCTCAACTTTGCTGTTCGGTGCCAGCGACGAGGATTCATGCCGTTCTGTCCGGATGGTACCATGGTATAATCAGGAACAATCGGAGCTCGTTggctccctctcccgatTATGGCCACTTTTCCTGACGTTTTGCTTTGGCCAGTTTATGGAAGTGCTTTCGTGCACTGTACAGGGACGCCCGACGGGCACCGAGACGGGCACAACGCTCTTTGAACAGTCTCTGGCTTTTGCAGAAGCTGATGCTGCTATCAGTAGCCAGCTCGGATGGGGTCTTTTCGCCTCCAATGCTTCTAAAGCAGCAGCGGATGCTAACATGGGCACCAAGATTGCCCTCACACGTGCCATGATCATGAAGCGCGTCAACACACCCCCTGAAGTATTGCTGGTCACTTTTATCTCAACCATGAGCTACGTCACTAGCCACATATTGGGATTGCTGAACTTGCAGCCAAGATTCCGTCTGATCAGTACCGGATTCTATGGGCTTT belongs to Podospora bellae-mahoneyi strain CBS 112042 chromosome 6, whole genome shotgun sequence and includes:
- the VMA8 gene encoding H(+)-transporting V1 sector ATPase subunit D (EggNog:ENOG503NUXA; COG:C; BUSCO:EOG09264IMV); protein product: MSGAADREAVFPTRQSLGIMKAKLKGAETGHSLLKRKSEALTKRFREITRRIDEAKRKMGRVMQIASLSLAEVTYAVGGNIGYQIQESAKSARFRIRAKQENVSGVLLPAFESYQTEGNNDFAMTGLGKGGQQVQRCRETYARAVEALVELASLQTAFVILDEVIKVVNRRVNAIEHVIIPRTENTIKYINSELDELDREEFYRLKKVAGKKQRDTAEQDAEMKARKEAQAAAADEQNQAPNAAADDAPADLLAAEEDEDVIF
- a CDS encoding hypothetical protein (EggNog:ENOG503NUQ3; COG:A), with amino-acid sequence MASGQQPIATVYVRNLEERVKPEPLKEALMAIFSEYGNVIDIVVKTNLRAKGQAFVVFDKPESALAAIEEVQGFELFEKPMQVALARTRSDATVKQTGNEEEFDAHKRRRMAEKDKKKALETAEEQKRLKRPLPGAETAVSGRPTKNARGAGLKSTGAGAAAVVPDEYLPPNRILFVQNLPDDFGKDELTGIFSRFEGFREVRTVPGRSGIAFVEYDAEAGAITAKENTAGMALKNGEKTMKVTYQRQ